The Allochromatium tepidum genome has a window encoding:
- a CDS encoding sensor histidine kinase: protein MGIKAKLKLIGLLPLLVAIVFGVTIYRGQDRLNALSHLALKTDEMREALRDVRDVSRRILATRDNEIRYDGYDALEIVNLGVMDLAVWRDEPGMSQTVRELDRRLLMARIHYEMLDGLTVPMLKWIAVPQITEVEQALMTELDALDTRLRALHQTARAALVEHSDRLWQREFWLLTLTAVLVLWLTHPMLDRIGTALHTLTQGTRGLGPDGLPRELDLTGEDEFGQVARDFNAMVRRLAASEAAREERARDLEAAVQDLENFSYSVSHDLRAPLRAIDGFIGILREDYAATLDAEGQRLFGVVSANAQKMERLIDDILALSRAGRLAMEWVTIDMNRMVDEVWSDLLETAPGRAIRFRREDLPVCQGDPRAIRQIWQNLLANALKFTRDRDPALIRVEARTDAGLIRYSVRDNGAGFDPAYTGKLFALFQRLHGMDEFEGTGVGLAIVKRFAQKHHGQVEASGAVDGGAVFTFSLPIDPES from the coding sequence ATGGGCATCAAGGCGAAACTCAAGCTGATCGGTCTGCTGCCGCTGCTGGTGGCGATCGTCTTCGGCGTGACCATCTATCGCGGTCAGGATCGGCTCAATGCCCTGAGCCATCTGGCTCTCAAGACCGATGAGATGCGCGAGGCGCTGCGTGATGTGCGTGACGTGAGCCGGCGCATCCTGGCCACGCGCGACAACGAGATCCGCTACGACGGCTATGACGCGCTGGAGATCGTCAATCTCGGCGTGATGGATCTCGCGGTCTGGCGCGACGAACCGGGGATGAGCCAAACCGTGCGTGAGTTGGACCGGCGTCTGCTCATGGCGCGCATCCATTACGAGATGCTCGACGGCCTGACGGTGCCCATGCTCAAGTGGATCGCCGTGCCTCAGATCACCGAGGTCGAGCAGGCCCTGATGACCGAACTCGACGCGCTCGACACCCGCTTGCGCGCCCTCCATCAGACTGCGCGCGCGGCCCTGGTCGAGCACAGCGACCGGCTCTGGCAGCGCGAGTTCTGGCTGCTCACGCTGACGGCCGTCCTGGTGCTGTGGCTGACCCATCCCATGCTCGACCGTATCGGCACGGCGCTGCACACCCTCACCCAGGGCACGCGCGGACTCGGTCCCGACGGTCTGCCCAGGGAACTCGACCTGACCGGAGAAGACGAATTCGGTCAGGTCGCGCGCGATTTCAACGCCATGGTCCGGCGCCTGGCCGCGTCCGAGGCGGCGCGCGAGGAACGCGCCCGCGATCTGGAAGCGGCGGTCCAGGATCTGGAGAATTTCAGCTATTCGGTCTCGCACGATCTGCGCGCGCCGCTACGGGCCATCGACGGCTTCATCGGCATCCTGCGCGAGGACTACGCCGCGACCCTGGATGCCGAGGGCCAGCGTCTGTTCGGCGTGGTCAGCGCCAACGCGCAGAAGATGGAGCGGCTCATCGACGACATCCTGGCCCTGTCGCGCGCCGGACGCCTGGCGATGGAATGGGTGACGATCGACATGAACCGGATGGTCGACGAGGTCTGGTCGGATCTCCTGGAGACCGCACCCGGACGCGCGATCCGGTTCCGGCGCGAGGATCTGCCGGTCTGCCAGGGCGACCCGCGCGCGATCCGCCAGATCTGGCAGAATCTGCTCGCCAACGCCCTCAAGTTCACCCGTGACCGCGATCCGGCCCTGATCCGGGTCGAAGCCCGGACAGACGCCGGCCTGATCCGCTACAGTGTCAGGGACAATGGCGCCGGCTTCGATCCGGCCTACACCGGCAAACTGTTCGCACTCTTCCAGCGCCTGCACGGCATGGACGAGTTCGAGGGCACTGGGGTGGGCTTGGCGATCGTCAAACGCTTCGCGCAAAAGCACCACGGACAGGTCGAGGCGAGCGGCGCCGTCGATGGTGGTGCGGTCTTCACCTTCAGCCTCCCCATCGATCCCGAATCATGA
- a CDS encoding response regulator: MVTKDSMVDILLAEDNPDDAELAMRALRKHNLGNRLEWVKDGAAALDFLFHRGDYTQCPNTLPRVVLLDLRLPKVDGIEVLREIRAHPETHELPVVVLTSSREERDLVATYELGVNSFVAKPVAFDEFARTVAELGMYWVLVNRVPPEIRST; this comes from the coding sequence ATGGTCACGAAAGATTCGATGGTGGACATCCTGCTGGCCGAGGACAATCCGGACGATGCCGAACTGGCCATGCGCGCACTGCGCAAGCACAATCTGGGCAATCGTCTGGAATGGGTCAAGGACGGCGCCGCCGCGCTGGATTTCCTCTTCCATCGCGGCGACTATACCCAGTGTCCAAACACGCTGCCGCGCGTCGTGCTGCTGGATCTGCGTCTGCCCAAGGTCGATGGGATCGAGGTGTTGCGCGAGATCCGCGCCCACCCCGAGACCCACGAGTTGCCGGTCGTGGTCCTGACCTCCTCACGCGAGGAACGCGATCTGGTCGCCACCTATGAGCTGGGCGTCAACAGCTTCGTGGCCAAGCCCGTCGCCTTCGACGAATTCGCCCGCACCGTCGCGGAATTGGGGATGTACTGGGTGCTGGTCAACCGCGTGCCGCCGGAGATCCGTTCGACTTGA
- a CDS encoding response regulator, which translates to MTARPLRLLLLEDNPADAELNERVLRRAGLVFESRRVETREDFLAALDDFRPDAILADFGLPSFDGLTALRLTRERAPERPFIFVTGALGEESAVELLHNGASDYILKDRLTRLPDALTRALTAARQGQALHRAEQELRESEARFRALFEHMRSGVCIYEAIEDGRDFIIRDLNHAVEYIEGIEAHELLGRRLTEVFPGVAECGFLAVFERVWRTGRAEHIPPRLYRDRRIQGWRENFVYRLPHGELVAVYDDVTERRNLDLALEESRERLELALEGSDLGTWDWKVRTGETQFNERWAGMLGYRLAELEPTSIQTWKDLCHPEDLALAKQRLESHFRGEASYYECEFRLRHKDGHWVWILNRGKVVEWGPDRRPVRMAGTHLDISALKHSEAELNRYRRHLEELVETRTRELRLAEEHSRLILESSADGLYGVDVEGRTTFVNPAACTMLGYSAEQMLGRSSHDLVHYKHADGRPYAGEDCPLHSTLLHGEVRRGDDEVFWRADGTPMPVSYSSHPIRREGEIVGAVVSFIDISTQKQAEAAREAALAEAERLARLKSEFLANMSHEIRTPLNAVLGFAQLGVRETDPDKVRAFFRRILDSGQLLLGIINDILDFSKIETGKLAINDAEVDLRAVIERSMDLLNTRAKDKGLRFSVEEAPDLPATFMGDDLRLSQVLVNLLSNAVKFTDRGAVTFGIRREEGRLVFSVEDTGIGMREDYLANLFQPFEQADGSITRRYGGSGLGLAISKRLVELMGGEIRAWSRFGEGTRFEVRLPLIEPRGVIGPRRLTPERPPPTATGARLRGIRLLTAEDNPANRLVLEEMLRAEGCDLTQVEDGRQAVDCVEREGPTAFDLVLMDIQMPVMDGLEATQRIHQFAPELPVVGLTAHALNSERHLCLQAGMVDHIAKPVDIEQLVETIVRHVRHRPTTSARSARQTVTPAVSTEPARLGTDDSLADCDPSAAWIDWQLLESRYAHNPDFIPRLLHAVLESNQGQADLLREAANQGNRDRLVFIAHRLKGTAGNLFAKSVHTLATETEKRARALDIEAPRLGLELADALDGLLTEIGASRWMCDPTETAGTAPAEEGAIDTAEIAAILDRLATLLDTDDTEANQLYARHRELLRRALGEGVERLEAEIKDFDYQTARETLRTLIESNTD; encoded by the coding sequence TTGACTGCCCGTCCATTACGCCTGCTGCTGCTGGAAGACAACCCGGCCGATGCCGAACTCAACGAGCGTGTCCTGCGCCGTGCGGGGCTGGTGTTCGAGTCGCGTCGCGTGGAGACGCGCGAGGACTTCCTCGCCGCGCTCGACGACTTTCGGCCCGACGCGATCCTGGCCGATTTCGGGCTGCCGAGCTTCGACGGACTCACGGCCCTGCGTCTGACGCGCGAGCGCGCGCCCGAGCGTCCCTTCATCTTCGTCACGGGTGCGCTCGGCGAGGAGAGCGCCGTGGAGCTGCTGCACAACGGCGCCAGCGACTACATCCTCAAGGACCGTCTGACCCGACTGCCCGACGCGCTCACACGCGCCCTGACGGCCGCGCGCCAGGGTCAGGCGCTGCATCGCGCCGAACAGGAACTGCGCGAGAGCGAGGCGCGTTTCCGCGCGCTCTTCGAGCACATGCGCAGCGGCGTCTGCATCTACGAGGCCATCGAGGACGGGCGCGACTTCATCATCCGCGATCTCAATCATGCCGTGGAATACATCGAGGGTATCGAGGCCCATGAGCTGCTTGGCCGACGACTGACCGAGGTCTTCCCAGGCGTGGCGGAGTGCGGCTTTCTGGCCGTGTTCGAGCGGGTCTGGCGCACGGGTCGCGCCGAGCACATCCCGCCGCGGCTCTATCGCGACCGGCGCATCCAGGGCTGGCGCGAGAACTTCGTCTATCGCCTGCCGCATGGCGAGCTGGTCGCCGTCTACGACGACGTGACCGAGCGGCGCAACCTGGATCTGGCCCTGGAGGAGAGCCGCGAGCGCCTGGAACTGGCACTGGAGGGGTCGGATCTGGGCACGTGGGACTGGAAGGTCCGGACCGGCGAGACCCAATTCAACGAGCGCTGGGCCGGAATGCTGGGGTATCGCCTCGCGGAGCTGGAGCCGACCAGTATCCAGACCTGGAAAGACCTCTGCCATCCGGAGGATCTCGCGCTCGCCAAACAGCGACTCGAGAGCCATTTCCGGGGCGAGGCGTCCTACTACGAATGCGAGTTCCGGCTGCGTCACAAGGACGGGCACTGGGTCTGGATCCTCAATCGCGGCAAGGTCGTCGAGTGGGGGCCGGATCGGCGCCCCGTGCGTATGGCCGGCACCCATCTCGACATCAGCGCACTCAAGCACAGCGAGGCGGAGCTGAATCGCTATCGCCGGCATTTGGAGGAGCTGGTCGAGACCCGCACCCGCGAACTGCGTCTGGCCGAGGAGCACAGCCGGCTGATCCTGGAATCGAGCGCCGACGGACTCTATGGCGTCGACGTCGAGGGGCGCACCACCTTCGTCAACCCGGCCGCCTGTACCATGCTGGGTTACAGCGCCGAGCAGATGCTGGGACGCTCCAGTCACGATCTCGTGCATTACAAGCACGCCGATGGCCGCCCCTACGCGGGGGAAGACTGCCCGCTGCACAGCACCCTGCTGCATGGCGAGGTGCGGCGCGGTGACGATGAGGTCTTCTGGCGCGCCGACGGCACGCCGATGCCCGTGTCCTATTCCTCGCACCCCATCCGGCGCGAGGGCGAGATCGTCGGCGCCGTGGTCAGCTTCATCGACATCTCGACCCAGAAGCAGGCCGAGGCCGCGCGCGAGGCCGCACTCGCCGAGGCCGAGCGACTGGCACGGCTCAAGAGCGAGTTCCTGGCCAACATGAGCCACGAGATCCGCACCCCGCTCAACGCCGTGCTCGGCTTCGCCCAGCTCGGCGTGCGTGAGACGGATCCGGACAAGGTCCGCGCCTTCTTCCGGCGCATCCTCGACTCGGGTCAGTTGCTGCTAGGCATCATCAACGACATCCTCGACTTCTCCAAGATCGAAACCGGCAAGCTCGCCATCAACGATGCCGAGGTCGATCTGCGCGCGGTCATCGAGCGCTCGATGGATCTCCTGAACACCCGGGCCAAGGACAAGGGACTGCGTTTCAGCGTCGAAGAAGCCCCGGATCTGCCGGCCACCTTCATGGGCGACGATCTGCGTCTGTCCCAGGTGCTCGTCAATCTGCTCTCCAACGCCGTCAAGTTCACCGATCGGGGCGCCGTCACCTTCGGCATCCGGCGTGAGGAGGGCCGGCTCGTCTTCAGCGTCGAGGATACCGGCATCGGGATGCGCGAGGACTATCTGGCCAATCTCTTCCAGCCCTTCGAGCAGGCCGACGGCTCGATCACGCGCCGCTACGGCGGCAGCGGTCTGGGACTGGCCATCAGCAAGCGTCTGGTCGAACTGATGGGCGGTGAGATCCGTGCCTGGAGCCGCTTCGGCGAGGGTACGCGCTTCGAGGTGCGTCTGCCGCTGATCGAGCCGCGCGGCGTCATCGGCCCGCGCCGGCTCACCCCCGAGCGCCCGCCCCCGACCGCGACCGGCGCGCGTCTGCGCGGGATCCGCCTGCTGACCGCCGAGGACAATCCGGCCAACCGACTGGTGCTGGAGGAGATGCTGAGAGCCGAGGGCTGCGATCTGACGCAGGTCGAGGACGGACGCCAGGCGGTCGACTGCGTCGAGCGCGAGGGACCGACCGCCTTCGATCTGGTGCTCATGGACATCCAGATGCCGGTGATGGACGGTCTGGAGGCCACACAGCGCATCCATCAGTTCGCCCCCGAGCTGCCGGTCGTCGGCCTGACCGCCCACGCCCTGAACTCCGAGCGTCATCTCTGTCTGCAAGCCGGCATGGTCGATCACATCGCCAAGCCGGTCGACATCGAGCAGCTCGTCGAGACCATCGTGCGTCACGTTCGCCACCGACCCACGACCAGTGCCCGATCCGCTCGGCAAACCGTCACGCCGGCCGTCTCGACCGAGCCGGCACGGCTCGGCACGGACGACAGCCTGGCCGACTGCGATCCATCCGCAGCCTGGATCGATTGGCAGCTGCTGGAATCGCGTTACGCGCACAACCCCGACTTCATCCCGCGTCTGTTGCACGCGGTGCTGGAGTCCAATCAGGGTCAGGCGGATCTGCTGCGCGAGGCGGCCAACCAGGGCAATCGTGACCGACTGGTCTTCATCGCCCATCGGCTCAAGGGCACGGCGGGCAATCTGTTCGCCAAGTCCGTGCATACGCTGGCCACAGAGACCGAGAAGCGCGCACGCGCACTCGACATCGAGGCGCCGCGTCTGGGCCTGGAACTCGCCGACGCACTCGACGGGCTACTCACCGAGATCGGCGCGAGCCGCTGGATGTGCGACCCGACCGAGACCGCCGGCACCGCACCAGCCGAGGAGGGGGCCATCGACACCGCCGAGATCGCCGCCATCCTCGATCGGCTCGCCACCCTGCTCGACACCGACGACACCGAGGCCAATCAGCTCTATGCACGCCATCGGGAGCTGCTGCGGCGCGCGCTCGGCGAGGGCGTCGAACGCCTGGAAGCCGAGATCAAGGACTTCGACTATCAGACGGCCCGCGAGACGTTGCGCACACTGATCGAATCCAACACGGACTGA